A window of the Capricornis sumatraensis isolate serow.1 chromosome 9, serow.2, whole genome shotgun sequence genome harbors these coding sequences:
- the LOC138085458 gene encoding protocadherin beta-18-like, with protein sequence MELGKGNPQQIRQVLLFFVFLGGSLVSSETWRYSVAEETEIGSFIGNVVKDIGLGVEDLAARGARVIFDDYKPHLRLDLQTGSLLLNEQPDREALCDLTEPCILHFQVLLENPLQFFRAELWVEDINDHTPTFTDKHILLKISESTAPGTSFQMDSAQDLDVGKNGVQNYTLNPNLHFHLKLQDSEDGRKYPELLLDQPLDREKEPELRLTLTALDGGSPPRSGTTLVRVLVLDINDNAPQFERSVYEVPIPENSPLDFLVVRVSATDLDTGINGELSYSFSHVSRDIQKTFEIHPISGEVRLKAFLDFELVQSYTINIQAIDGGSLSGKSVILVSVVDVNDNPPEVVVTSLTSPIPENSSPEMVVAVFSLRDQDSGDNGRMVCSIQDNIPFLLKPNFKNFYTLETESPLDRENKAEYIITITVTDMGTPRLKTEHNITVLVSDVNDNAPAFTQTSYTLWVRENNSPALHIGSVSATDTDAGANAQVTYSLLPPPDSPVPLASLVSINPDNGHLFALTSLDYEALRAFEFRVGATDRGSPALSSQALVRVLVADANDNAPFVLYPLQNASAPCTELVPRAAEPGYLVTKVVAVDGDAGQNAWLSYQLLKATEPGLFGVWAHNGEVRTAQLLSERDAPKQRLVVLVKDNGEPPLSASVTLHVLLVDGFSQPYLPPPEAEAAAAAPADPLTVYLVVALASVSSLFLFSVLVFVAVRLCRRGGAGSAGRCPVPEGHFPGHLVDVSGTGTLSQSYQYEVCLTGGTGTTEFKVLKSVASNHRGSMINVEENSDFLNGFGFN encoded by the coding sequence ATGGAGCTAGGAAAAGGAAACCCTCAGCAGATAAGGCAAGtgctgcttttctttgttttcctgggaGGGTCTTTGGTTAGTTCAGAGACCTGGCGATACTCTGTAGCAGAGGAAACGGAGATCGGCTCCTTTATAGGCAACGTGGTGAAAGACATAGGTTTGGGTGTGGAAGACCTGGCTGCACGGGGGGCCAGAGTCATCTTTGATGATTATAAACCACACTTGCGGTTGGATCTGCAGACTGGCAGCTTGCTCTTAAATGAGCAACCGGACCGGGAGGCACTTTGCGATCTTACCGAGCCATGTATATTGCATTTCCAGGTATTACTTGAAAATCCTTTGCAATTTTTTCGGGCTGAACTTTGGGTTGAAGACATAAATGATCACACTCCCACGTTCACAGACAAACATATACTTCTGAAAATCTCAGAAAGCACTGCTCCAGGAACCTCGTTCCAAATGGACAGCGCTCAGGACTTGGATGTAGGAAAGAATGGTGTCCAAAACTACACATTAAATCCCAATCTTCATTTCCACCTTAAACTGCAAGACAGTGAGGACGGTAGAAAATACCCAGAGCTGTTACTGGACCAACCTCTGGATCGAGAAAAGGAGCCTGAGCTTAGATTAACGCTTACAGCCCTGGATGGCGGGTCTCCACCGAGGTCTGGAACTACATTGGTGCGTGTGTTGGTCTTAGATATCAATGACAATGCCCCACAGTTTGAGAGGTCTGTCTATGAGGTTCCGATACCAGAAAACAGCCCTCTGGACTTCTTGGTCGTCAGGGTATCTGCTACAGATTTAGATACAGGAATAAATGGAGAATTATCTTACTCATTTTCCCACGTTTCCAGAGACATACAGAAGACATTTGAAATCCATCCAATTTCTGGTGAAGTCCGTTTAAAAGCGTTTCTGGATTTCGAATTAGTTCAGTCTTACACAATAAATATTCAGGCCATTGACGGTGGGAGCCTTTCAGGAAAATCAGTAATTTTAGTTAGTGTTGTAGATGTAAATGACAACCCACCAGAAGTAGTCGTAACATCTCTTACCAGCCCCATACCAGAAAATTCATCGCCTGAAATGGTGGTCGCGGTTTTTAGCCTCCGAGACCAAGACTCTGGAGACAACGGGAGGATGGTTTGCTCAATTCAGGACAACATTCCGTTTCTCTTGAAGCCTAATTTCAAGAATTTCTACACCTTGGAAACAGAGAGCCCACTGGACAGAGAGAACAAAGCCGAGTACATCATAACCATCACGGTCACTGACATGGGAACTCCCAGACTGAAAACCGAGCACAACATAACCGTGCTGGTGTCCGACGTCAACGACAACGCCCCCGCCTTCACCCAGACCTCCTACACCCTGTGGGTCCGCGAGAACAACAGCCCCGCCCTGCACATCGGCAGCGTCAGCGCCACAGACACAGACGCCGGCGCCAACGCCCAGGTCACCTACTCGCTGCTGCCGCCCCCCGACTCGCCCGTGCCCCTCGCCTCCCTCGTATCCATCAACCCCGACAACGGCCACCTCTTCGCCCTCACGTCCCTGGACTACGAGGCCCTGCGAGCCTTCGAGTTCCGCGTGGGCGCCACTGACCGCGGCTCGCCGGCACTCAGCAGCCAGGCGCTGGTGCGCGTGCTCGTGGCGGACGCCAACGACAACGCGCCCTTCGTGCTCTACCCGCTGCAGAACGCCTCGGCGCCCTGCACCGAGCTGGTGCCCAGGGCGGCCGAGCCGGGCTACCTGGTGACCAAGGTGGTGGCGGTGGACGGCGACGCGGGCCAGAACGCCTGGCTGTCGTACCAGCTGCTCAAGGCCACGGAGCCCGGGCTGTTCGGCGTGTGGGCGCACAACGGCGAGGTGCGCACGGCGCAGCTGCTGAGCGAGCGCGACGCGCCCAAGCAGCGGCTGGTGGTGCTGGTCAAGGACAACGGCGAGCCGCCGCTGTCGGCCAGCGTCACGCTGCACGTGCTGCTGGTGGACGGCTTCTCGCAGCCCTACCTGCCGCCCCCGGAAGCGGAAGCGGCGGCCGCGGCGCCGGCCGACCCGCTCACCGTCTACCTGGTGGTGGCCTTGGCGTCGGTGTCGTCGCTCTTCCTCTTCTCGGTGCTGGTGTTCGTGGCGGTGCGGCTGtgcaggaggggcggggcgggctcGGCGGGTCGCTGCCCGGTGCCCGAGGGCCACTTCCCGGGCCACCTGGTGGACGTCAGCGGCACGGGGACCCTGTCGCAGAGCTACCAGTACGAGGTGTGTCTGACTGGAGGAACTGGGACCACAGAGTTCAAGGTTCTGAAGTCTGTTGCCTCCAATCATCGGGGGTCCATGATTAATGTAGAAGAAAACTCAGACTTTCTAAATGGTTTTGGATTCAATTAG
- the LOC138085459 gene encoding protocadherin beta-15-like, with amino-acid sequence MEAGGERFHQQRQVLILFLLLGVTFAGWESRRYSVMEEIESGSFVANLVEDLGLGVGELAAREARVVSEDNEPRLQLDLQTGKLTLNEKLDREEMCGPTDPCVMHFQVLLKKPLGVFRAELLVRDINDHAPEFPEREMTLKIPENSPPGTVFPLKKAQDLDVGNNNIQNYSISPNSYFHVSTRSRGDGRKYPELVLDRELDREKQALLRLTLTALDGGSPPRSGTTEVRILVLDINDNAPVFAQAHYQVQVLENSPVGALVVKVSARDLDTGTNGEVSYSLFYSSQEMSPTFQLNSLSGEVRLIKKLDFETVPSYDLDIDAFDGGGLSGKCSVSIEVVDVNDNAPELTISSLTSPIPENSPETEVALFRIRDRDSGDNGKMTCSIQDDLPFILKPSEENFYTLVTNGALDRESKAEYNVTITVTDLGTPRLKTEHNITVLVSDVNDNAPAFTQTSYTLWVRENNSPALHIGSVSATDTDAGANAQVTYSLLPPPDSLVPLASLVSINPDNGHLFALTSLDYEALRAFEFHVGATDRGSPALSSQALVRVLVADANDNAPFVLYPLQNASAPCTELVPRAAEPGYLVTKVVAVDGDAGQNAWLSYQLLKATEPGLFGVWAHNGEVRTARLLSERDAPKQRLVVLVKDNGEPPLSASVTLHVLLVDGFSQPYLPPPEAEAAAAAPADPLTVYLVVALASVSSLFLFSVLVFVAVRLCRRGGAGSAGRCPVPEGHFPGHLVDVSGTGTLSQSYQYEVCLMGGTGTNEFKF; translated from the coding sequence ATGGAGGCCGGAGGGGAGCGTTTTCATCAACAAAGGCAAGTCCTGATTCTCTTTCTTTTGCTGGGAGTGACTTTTGCAGGCTGGGAATCCCGTCGCTATTCCGTGATGGAGGAAATAGAGAGCGGCTCGTTTGTGGCCAACCTTGTCGAGGACTTAGGGCTCGGAGTGGGGGAGCTAGCTGCGCGGGAAGCCCGGGTGGTCTCTGAGGATAACGAACCCCGGTTGCAGCTCGATCTGCAGACTGGGAAGTTGACATTAAATGAGAAACTGGACCGGGAGGAGATGTGCGGCCCTACAGATCCATGTGTAATGCATTTTCAAGTGTTACTGAAGAAACCGTTGGGAGTATTTCGAGCTGAGCTACTGGTGAGAGACATAAACGATCATGCTCCTGAGTTTCCTGAAAGAGAAATGACTTTGAAAATTCCAGAGAACAGCCCTCCTGGGACAGTGTTTCCTCTGAAAAAAGCTCAAGATTTGGACGTGGGCAACAACAACATCCAAAACTACAGTATCAGTCCCAATTCTTATTTCCATGTTTCCACCCGCAGTCGGGGGGATGGTAGGAAATACCCAGAGCTGGTGCTGGATCGAGAGCTTGATCGGGAGAAGCAGGCCTTGCTCAGATTAACCCTCACAGCGCTGGATGGCGGCTCTCCGCCTCGATCTGGTACCACCGAGGTCAGAATCTTGGTCTTGGATATCAATGACAACGCCCCTGTGTTTGCGCAGGCCCACTACCAGGTGCAGGTCCTGGAGAACAGCCCCGTAGGCGCCCTAGTTGTCAAAGTTTCTGCTAGAGATTTAGACACTGGGACAAATGGAGAGGTATCATATTCCCTTTTTTACAGTTCTCAGGAGATGAGCCCAACTTTTCAGCTAAACAGCCTTTCGGGAGAAGTTCGCCTAATTAAAAAACTCGATTTTGAGACAGTACCCTCATATGATCTGGATATAGATGCATTTGATGGCGGGGGACTTTCTGGAAAATGCTCTGTCTCCATTGAGGTTGTGGATGTTAACGATAATGCCCCGGAACTAACTATTTCATCACTTACCAGCCCCATTCCTGAAAACTCCCCCGAGACAGAAGTGGCCCTGTTTAGGATTCGAGACCGAGACTCGGGGGACAACGGAAAGATGACTTGCTCCATCCAGGATGATCTCCCCTTTATTCTGAAACCATCTGAAGAGAATTTCTACACGCTGGTAACAAATGGGGCGCTAGACAGAGAAAGCAAAGCTGAGTATAATGTCACCATTACTGTCACCGACTTGGGGACACCGAGGTTGAAAACGGAACACAACATAACCGTGCTGGTGTCCGACGTCAACGACAACGCCCCCGCCTTCACCCAGACCTCCTACACCCTGTGGGTCCGCGAGAACAACAGCCCCGCCCTGCACATCGGCAGCGTCAGCGCCACAGACACAGACGCCGGCGCCAACGCCCAGGTCACCTACTCACTGCTGCCGCCCCCCGACTCGCTCGTGCCCCTCGCCTCCCTCGTGTCCATCAACCCCGACAACGGCCACCTCTTCGCCCTCACGTCCCTGGACTACGAGGCCCTGAGGGCCTTCGAGTTCCACGTGGGCGCCACCGACCGCGGCTCGCCCGCGCTCAGCAGCCAGGCGCTGGTGCGCGTGCTCGTGGCGGACGCCAACGACAACGCGCCCTTCGTGCTCTACCCGCTGCAGAACGCCTCGGCGCCCTGCACCGAGCTGGTGCCCAGGGCGGCCGAGCCGGGCTACCTGGTGACCAAGGTGGTGGCGGTGGACGGCGACGCGGGCCAGAACGCCTGGCTGTCGTACCAGCTGCTCAAGGCCACGGAGCCCGGGCTGTTCGGCGTGTGGGCTCACAATGGCGAGGTGCGCACGGCGCGGCTGCTGAGCGAGCGCGACGCTCCCAAGCAGCGGCTGGTGGTGCTGGTCAAAGACAACGGCGAGCCGCCGCTGTCGGCCAGCGTCACGCTGCACGTGCTGCTGGTGGACGGCTTCTCGCAGCCCTACCTGCCGCCCCCGGAAGCGGAAGCGGCGGCCGCGGCGCCGGCCGACCCGCTCACCGTCTACCTGGTGGTGGCTTTGGCGTCGGTGTCGTCGCTCTTCCTCTTCTCGGTGCTGGTGTTCGTGGCGGTGCGGCTGtgcaggaggggcggggcgggctcGGCGGGTCGCTGCCCGGTGCCCGAGGGCCACTTCCCGGGCCACCTGGTGGACGTCAGCGGCACGGGGACCCTGTCGCAGAGCTACCAGTACGAGGTGtgtctgatgggagggactgggacgAATGAGTTCAAATTCTAG